Below is a window of Terriglobia bacterium DNA.
ACAACATGACGCTCCCCGGCAGTTCTGCGCGGGCGGTGTATGCAGTTGAGATGCGAGGACCTCAGGGAATCACCTTAGAAAAATTCGGGTGTCTCCGGAACGATTTTCCATCGCAAGCCCGATTCCGTTTTGTAGAGGCGCACGTATTATTACTTACGTACGTCCGGCATTGATGTTGCTCTGCCGTGGGAAGGGGGCCTGGCATTCCGGGGGATGTGTACGTATTTTCAGTGAAGCCTCCAGAGTGCCAGGTGTGCGGCAAAGCTAACGGTTGCGACGCCAATGCGTGGGTTGGGAAGCATCGATAACGCTCGCAAGTTCGGTCCATGCAGGAGGACGTTCCAAAATCTGAAAAATCCAAGCCGGGGAGATCCCTGAAAATCGCCAGGGACAATAGGGACATGGGGAGGGGACGATGGCGATACGAGCGGAGAAATCGGGCCAACAGATGGTGATTTACGGCAAGTTAGATGATGAGCCCGACGTTCAAGAGGAATGGAACACGAAACGCCGCAAGCTGGGCGCGCTGTACACGGCAGTTGCAATTGTAGCGGCAGCGTTTATTCTCGGCCCGCACATGCCGGGATGGGCGATCGTGAGCGGCACCTTCAAGTCGATTGTGGCCGCGATCTGGTAATCACGGTCCCGCGGACGCTCGGAGTTGCAGACGAACCCTCGAGCGTCCGCGTTCTTTTCCAAGTAGCCGGATAAACCGCCGCTACGCACGGTAACAACACAACTGGAGGAGCCGCGCCGAATCAGGGTTGGTGGTGATAGAGGATTTCGTCGATCTCCTCCATGCTAAAGCAGTTGAGTCGTCTGACCTTAGCCTGGTGGCGAAAAGACGGAGGCACAATCGAACGCGCCTCGTCTTTGTCTTCCACCTGGGCGATGATCCATGCCTTATGCTCGCCGTCCAGGCAGCCCCAGTCGGCGTGGGTCAGGAAATGTGAGCCGGTGTGCAGAAAAATCTGCACGGCGCGCGCACACGCCATTTGCTCAGGTTCATGGGGAACCTCGATCAGAAATCTTGCCATAACATGCAACCTCCTTACAGTGGATTTAACCCTGGAATTTTGAAGCCTTGGTCTGGCAACGGACATGGCTAGCCCACGGAAGGGTCTGGCGGACGAACCTCCATCGCCCACGAACCAGGTGAAACAAAAACGATCCCGTGCAAAAGCTTCCGATGAGTACTGCCACCGAGGCTGCCAGAAAGATTGCCTCGAGAACGTGCGCCGCAAGGCTGAGTTCAGCGTGGATCACAAGTGCCGTGGCCAGCGCGAACGTTCCGGCCTCTGCTTCCGCTGCGCGACGCGGAGGCGGTGCGGGGCCAAGGAGGAAGGCCTCCTGCTGCCTGCCGATGGTCCGGTTGTAGATGGCGCTGATCGGATTCATTTTCGGAACAAGCGCGCTCATCCACAACAAGGCGCCCAGGGCCGCGAATATTCCAGACGACTGGAACACGATTCCGGCAACGATTGTGGCCAACACAACCTTGGGCTGAAAAACCAGCGCAGAATACTGCCGCGCGCAAACCGCGGGCGCAGGTTCGGCGAATCCCAGTTGAAGAATGAAGTTTCGTTTGGCGGTGTCACGCCAGGATGTGGGCGTGAATGCGCTGGAAATCCCGGCAGCATCGGACTGACGGACGCCCCTGCTTCCCGGGACCGTCTCACTGATCTCCAATTTGGATCTCATTTCATCTCCTTATCACCCCGCCATCGCTGATGCCCCAGCGGGGCCGGTAATGGCGAGTTTCGTCGAAGATTCCAGTTGACACAATGTCCATGGCTCTGAGATTCTTGTCCCAGGCTCCATAACAGCACAGCTTGGTAATGCCTTGCAGGTGAATACGATGGACGTGCTCTCTGACGTCTTGCGGGTTGTCCGCCTGTCCGGAGCAGTGTTTTTTGTGGCCGAATTTTCCACTCCGTGGGCGATAGAGTCCCCACCCTCCAAAGCTCTCGCATCCTTCATCATGCCGAGCGCCGAGTGCTTCACGCTTTTTCACGCGCTCGCACAGGGCGCCTGCTGGGTGAAAGTCAAAGGCGAGCCGCCGATGCGGATGGTCACCGGGGACGTATTGGTCGTTCCACAGGGAGATGAGCATGTGATGGGGAGTGACCTGGCGTTGAAGCCTACGCCGATGAAGGCCCTGGTTCCGGATGTCCCGCGGCCGGGTATGCCTCCCGTGACCGACGGCGGCGGTGGCGAGGTGGCTCGCTTCGTGTGCGGGTACCTGCACTGCGATCAAAAGTTCAACCCGCTCTTCAGCACCCTTCCGAGATTGCTGTGCATTCGGAACCGCGAAGGCAGCGTGGTGCTCGAATCCGCTGGCGCTGCAAATCGAATCTCAGACCGGATGGTTCCGTTTCATGCCGGCATGTGGCTGAATACAACCCTTCATTACCTCATCAAGGAAGCGCAGTCGCAAAACTCGAGCAGCCAGTTGATTCTCGGTCGTCTGACGGAGTTGATGTTTGTGGAGGTCCTGCGCCGATACATGGAGGAAATGGCTCCCGGCCAGAAAGGCTGGCTGGCCGGGCTGAAGGACCCCTTTGTCAACCGGGCCATCAACCTGCTGCACGAGCAGCCGGCACGGGCGTGGACGGTCGAAGACCTGGCGCGTGACGCAGGCGTTTCGCGCTCAGTCCTGGCCGGGCGGTTTACCGACCTCATCGGGGAATCGCCGATGCGCTATCTGACGAACTGGCGGATCCACCTGGCAAAACAATTGCTCTCGGAAGGCCATCACAGCATGGCCGAGGTTGCCGAGCGCGTCGGTTACGAATCCGAGTATGCCTTCAACCGGGCCTTCAAGCGCCAGGTAGGCAGGCCTCCCGCAGCCTGGGGGAAGAAAGGCTCCATCGTCGAGACAGCGCCATAAAACCCTGGTATCTCACAACACCTTTCGCCGGGAACATGCATCTTAAAGCGCGGAAGCCCGGCAGACGCAGAAATCCAAATTCATGGTAGATTGACCTTTTTGCTTCGGCGGGGACGACTGCCGATCATTTCATCCATGGAGACGTAACTGTGACAATGTCCACCCTGAGGGTTGCTGCGATTGCATTCATTTTGTTGGTTCTCGCGCCTGTGGTTCGCGCCCAGGAGAAAATTGAGCAGGCGTCCCCCAAACCCGAGGCGGCGAAAACCGAACCGTTCAAACCGGAAGAGCGGCAGAGCAAGGGCTCGGTGACGATTGGCGGACATGCGATTAATTACGACGCCTACGCCGGCACGCTGGTGGTGCATCCAAAGAAGCCCGATGACGACGCAGACGACGATACGGACCCGGATGCTGCGCCGGGCGGGGGCCAGCCGCCGGAAGCCAGCATGTTTTACGTGGCGTACTTCGAATCCGGCGAGAAGGAAACGGCGCGTCCCGTAACCTTTCTCTACAACGGCGGGCCGGGTTCTTCAACCGTGTGGCTGCACATGGGAGCTTTCGGGCCCAGGCGTGTGGTGACGGCGGACAATTCGCACACGCCGCCGGCGCCCTATCGCGTGGTGAATAACGATTACAGCCTGCTCGATGTAAGCGACCTGGTGTTTGTGGATGCGCCGGGCACCGGCTTCAGCCGCATCCAGGGCAGGAACGCGAAGAAGGCCTTCTACGGAGTCGATCAGGACGCCTACGCGTTTGCCGACTTCATCGTGCAGTTTCTCTCGAAATATGGCCGATGGAATTCGCCGAAATATTTATTTGGCGAAAGCTACGGCACCACGCGCTCAGCCGTGCTGGCCAACCTGCTGGAAACCGGTCACGACATCGACCTGAACGGCGTGATCCTGCTGTCGCAGATTCTCAACTTTGATCTCAGCCCCGACGATCCGCAGGCGAACCCCGGCATCGATCTGCCGTACGAGCTGGCGCTGCCCACTTATGCCGCCACGGCCTGGTATCACCACAAGATGCCAAACGCTCCTGCGGATTTGCAGTCGCTGCTTGCCGAGGTGGAGCATTTCGCGATGACCGACTACGCCGAGGCGCTTGAAAAAGGTTCCGAGCTGCCTGAGGCGCAGCGGCGCGCCATCGCCGAAAAGCTGCGCCAGTACACCGGTCTGCCGGTGGCCTACATCGAGAAGGCCGACCTGCGTATCAATGGTGGAGAGTTTGAAAAGACCCTTCAAGATGACCAGGACCTGACCACCGGGCGGCTCGACACTCGCTTTTCAGGTCCTACTTACGATCCGCTGAGCAAAGAGGCCGAGTACGATCCACAAGAGGCGGCCATCAGCTCCGCATACGTGGCCGCGTTTAACGATTATGTGCGGAAAGAGTTAAAGTTTGGAGAGGATGAAAAATACAAGCCTGAAATCGAAATATGGAAAACCTGGAACTTCTTGCACCAGCCACCGGGGGAGGAGCAGCCGGAACAGCAGTCGGCAAACGTCTTGCCGGACCTCGCTCAGGCCATGAAGTATGATCCCAACCTCAAGGTGATGCTGAATTCCGGCTACTTCGATCTTGCCACGCCCTATTATGAAGGCGTCTACGAAATGCGTCATCTGCCCATGCCGGCGAGCTTGCAGAAGAACATCGAAATCAAGCACTATCAGTCAGGCCACATGGTCTACGCCCGTCAGGCGTCGCTGAAAGAACTGCACGACAATGTGGTCGCCTTCATCCTCAAGGGGGACCAGCACAAACCCTGAAGCAGCGCGCATTGCAAGATCTGCGATGGAGGCGCCACCGACCGTGGAGAAACACGCCATCGGTTATGCCGATGTTGTCCCCCCTCCGGGAGCCAGGACTGCGGAATGCGCGTCTTTGAGAACGTCGTAATAGTGGTTTTGGCCTTCATCCTCGTACTCGCTGATAACCGGGAGACCCACTGTTGAGAGCTGCCTCCGGTACTCCTCGGCTCCAAGCGAGCGTGATTCCAATCCCGTCATCGCATCGTTCCAGACCGTTGGCTCCGCAGGCGACGTAAACAGCAGGCGACCGCTGGCCACGAGTGTGCCAGCAATCTGTTGGATCAGGCGCCGCTGATCTTCAGGAGAAAGCAGGAACATGAGCCCCCATGCCAGAACAGCATCGAAAGTTCGATCGAAAAATCTCGAATCCTGGACGGCTTCGCAAACCACAGGGATGTTGGGGAGATTGCGCCGGAATGCCTCGACGAAAGTCGGCGCTGCATCAACGCCAAAAACGTTAAGCCCTTCGGCAACCAGAACCTCGGTGATGGGAAAACCGGGCCCGCAGCCCAGGTCAATCACCGCGGCCCCGCGAGGCAATGTTCGGGCCCACTTCCGCACCTCTTCCACGCCGATTCCGATAAAACGGCCACTGCCGCGGCGGGCCAAAAACTCCAAGGCGACACCTTCGTATCCATTCGATCGATCTGCCATGGACCCATAATACCAAGGCGAGTCGCCCTCTGCGGGCGCGGCTGGCCATTGCCACAGCAGGCGGTCAGGCGTATGCTGGCGGGCAGTGAGGAATTGAGAAAGGGAATTACGGCCAAGGCTGAAACAACGGAAGCGTGAGGTGATCGGTGCGTGCGAACCTAACCGTTGCAGTTATTGCAGTTCTTGTCAGTTTTCCTGTTTTGGCGCAAAACGCGGCGCAAACTGCGTCGGACCGAACCGCGGCTGTTGATTTTGGCCAAACGGCAGCGATTGCAGCCCTCAACTTTCAGCAAGGCGACGCTGCCGGATTTAATCGCGCTCGCGATAACTTTACGGCAGATGGCTGGAAGGATTTTGTGAAGCGCATGGAAGGCTTTCTGGATCAGAAGGGGGCGCCGATATTTAGTTCCAGTTTTGTTGCCAAACGCGACGCTTCCGTTCTGAGCGAAAGCGAAGGCGGCCTGCACCTTAGGATTCCTGGAACGCTGACACAGAGCAATAAAATCGGCAGGACCGCCTACCGGGCGGCGATCGAAGTTGATCTGCTCCGCAATCCTGCTCCTGGTGGAGAGTCAATCAAGATTCAGCGCCTTGAGTCGATCACTTGTCTCGGAGCTTCAACCGCCTGTGACTAATGCAGGGGCCGTTGCGGATCTCAAAGCTCGATGACCCCGGCCGCGAGAGCAACTTACAGCTAACTGCTGAACGGGTGTGGAACCCACGCCACTCCTACTCGATTTGTGAACCCCTCGGACATGCCTGGACA
It encodes the following:
- a CDS encoding AraC family transcriptional regulator; the encoded protein is MDVLSDVLRVVRLSGAVFFVAEFSTPWAIESPPSKALASFIMPSAECFTLFHALAQGACWVKVKGEPPMRMVTGDVLVVPQGDEHVMGSDLALKPTPMKALVPDVPRPGMPPVTDGGGGEVARFVCGYLHCDQKFNPLFSTLPRLLCIRNREGSVVLESAGAANRISDRMVPFHAGMWLNTTLHYLIKEAQSQNSSSQLILGRLTELMFVEVLRRYMEEMAPGQKGWLAGLKDPFVNRAINLLHEQPARAWTVEDLARDAGVSRSVLAGRFTDLIGESPMRYLTNWRIHLAKQLLSEGHHSMAEVAERVGYESEYAFNRAFKRQVGRPPAAWGKKGSIVETAP
- a CDS encoding peptidase S10; translated protein: MSTLRVAAIAFILLVLAPVVRAQEKIEQASPKPEAAKTEPFKPEERQSKGSVTIGGHAINYDAYAGTLVVHPKKPDDDADDDTDPDAAPGGGQPPEASMFYVAYFESGEKETARPVTFLYNGGPGSSTVWLHMGAFGPRRVVTADNSHTPPAPYRVVNNDYSLLDVSDLVFVDAPGTGFSRIQGRNAKKAFYGVDQDAYAFADFIVQFLSKYGRWNSPKYLFGESYGTTRSAVLANLLETGHDIDLNGVILLSQILNFDLSPDDPQANPGIDLPYELALPTYAATAWYHHKMPNAPADLQSLLAEVEHFAMTDYAEALEKGSELPEAQRRAIAEKLRQYTGLPVAYIEKADLRINGGEFEKTLQDDQDLTTGRLDTRFSGPTYDPLSKEAEYDPQEAAISSAYVAAFNDYVRKELKFGEDEKYKPEIEIWKTWNFLHQPPGEEQPEQQSANVLPDLAQAMKYDPNLKVMLNSGYFDLATPYYEGVYEMRHLPMPASLQKNIEIKHYQSGHMVYARQASLKELHDNVVAFILKGDQHKP
- a CDS encoding DUF4395 family protein; this encodes MRSKLEISETVPGSRGVRQSDAAGISSAFTPTSWRDTAKRNFILQLGFAEPAPAVCARQYSALVFQPKVVLATIVAGIVFQSSGIFAALGALLWMSALVPKMNPISAIYNRTIGRQQEAFLLGPAPPPRRAAEAEAGTFALATALVIHAELSLAAHVLEAIFLAASVAVLIGSFCTGSFLFHLVRGRWRFVRQTLPWASHVRCQTKASKFQG
- a CDS encoding class I SAM-dependent methyltransferase translates to MADRSNGYEGVALEFLARRGSGRFIGIGVEEVRKWARTLPRGAAVIDLGCGPGFPITEVLVAEGLNVFGVDAAPTFVEAFRRNLPNIPVVCEAVQDSRFFDRTFDAVLAWGLMFLLSPEDQRRLIQQIAGTLVASGRLLFTSPAEPTVWNDAMTGLESRSLGAEEYRRQLSTVGLPVISEYEDEGQNHYYDVLKDAHSAVLAPGGGTTSA